The DNA window CTCGCCATCCTCCACCGTCCGGTCCACCCGGCAGGGCGTAAAGGTCTTGTGGTAGAGGTACCCGCAGCAGCGCTCGTCGCCCGCCGCCACCGCCTCCGCCGTCACCGGATGCGACACTAGCCTCACCCCCCGCGCTTGGAGCAGGTGCGCGCCCGCCGCGTGATCAAAATGCGGGTGCGTCAAAACACAATAGCGGATCGTGTCCGGCGACAGGCCCCAATACGCCATATTCGCGAAGATCTGATCCATCGTGTCGCCACAGCCGCTGTCGAACAGGATCAGGCCCTCGCCCGTCTCCAGGATATACGTATTCCCATCCTGGTAACCCGCGTCCACGCCGTCAAACGTCACCCCGTTCAAATCGCCGCCCACCTGGTACAAGCGCCGTAATATCTGCACATTCACCCTTCCAGGCGGGCGCCCGGGGAGAAACCGTATCCGCCGTGTAGTATTGAAAAACTAAACAGTCCGGACTAACCACGCCCGTTGCGCGTCCTGCCCGAAACGTAAAGCGTCATAACCGCCAGGCCAAGCAGGAACACATCCGA is part of the Candidatus Hydrogenedentota bacterium genome and encodes:
- a CDS encoding MBL fold metallo-hydrolase, translating into MQILRRLYQVGGDLNGVTFDGVDAGYQDGNTYILETGEGLILFDSGCGDTMDQIFANMAYWGLSPDTIRYCVLTHPHFDHAAGAHLLQARGVRLVSHPVTAEAVAAGDERCCGYLYHKTFTPCRVDRTVEDGERFELLGVTFEAMHLPGHSMGCTAFFFEHEGKRICISGDVIGTLLAGHFGWSGSFDFDRKVYLQSLIRFARVDMDMMLPGHGIIYCHKPRRRVEEAMNIALMEWR